DNA sequence from the Bacteroidales bacterium WCE2008 genome:
AGAACCCTCAACACGCTTGTTTCCGTCAGAATCAGTACCTACGAGATTAAGGTCATTGAGTTCCTCGGACATCAGGCTATAGCCAGTTGCCACTACAGTCTTGAGGTACTTTGTCTCCCAGCTACCACCACCCATGAGTTTGAAGTTGTGGTCTCCGAAAGATTTAGTATAGGTTGCAAAGATGTTGGCCTGCTGATAGTAATTGTCATCAAGGTCTTCAACAAGACGATCCTGTCCATGACTTGTATCATACGTACCGATAACTCCAGGATACTGGGAGTAATGAGCATTGACGTATCTGTTTACGTACCTGTTGAAATAGAATACGTAATTGTAGTTGGCTTTGATGACAAGATCCTTTAAAGGAGTAATAGTCACTTCAGTGATTGTAGATAACTCCTGAATATGATTGTAGTGCTTGTCGCCGGCGGCATCTGCAATCATATTAGCGCCGCTAGCGCTATAGTACTTTGTCTGGTAGACACTTGTACCGTCAGGGTTGTGGGTAGGGAAAGAAGCGAAGTTTCCTACAGTACTCTGCAGGAACATGTTGTTCACGCTGCTGTATCCGGAATAATCGTAGCGGCTGGTGAAGTAAGTGGTATTGTTGCTTACGCTAAGCCACTTGTTAGCCTGGAAGTCAATCTTGCTACGCAGATTGAACTTCTTGTAGTTGTCAGGAGTTACAGCAAACATACCGGCCTGGCTGTTATATCCGCCCGAGAGAAGATATTTAACCTTCTCAGAACCGCCTCTGATACTGATGCCATGGCTCTGTGCCGGCTTGATGTCTCTGAAGAAATAATGCCACCAGTCAGTGTTGGCATAATAGTTATACACGTCGCGTCCGCCTTCCTGACCAACGGTAACCCAAGGGCGGTCAGGATGTTCGGTCTTGTCGTTGCGGCGGATCCAGAGCTCGATCATATCCTCATCAGAATACGCTGCAGCATTGACGCCGGCATACGACTTATAGAAAAGGTTATTGATATAAATAGAGTTGTAACCTCTTGTCTCGAAATCGGTCGAAACGGTAGGAGCGGTCCATCCGTAACGTCCGCTATATGTGATTGTTGCATCGCCGTCTTTATTGCCTCCGCTCTTGGTTGTAACGAGGATCACACCGTAAGAAGCGCGCGCTCCGTAGATAGCGGCAGAAGATGCATCCTTGATTACGGAGATGCTCTCCACATCCATAGGGTTAAGCCTCTCGAGGTCGCCCTCTGCACCATCGATAAGTACGAGAGGTGAACCACCGTTGATAGAGGTCAGACCGCGGACGTTGATAGAAGCGCCCTGTCCAGGACGGCCGGATGATGTGGTGATGTTAAGGCCAGGCACTGAACCCTGAAGCATTCTCTCTACATCCAGAGCCGAACGGTTCTGGAGATCCGAGGACTTCACTGTCGAGATCGCACCGGTAAGATTGACCTTTTTGGTAGTACCATAACCGACGACTACGGTAGCCTCAAGCTCTTCATTGTCAGGAAGAAGCGAGATGTTGATAGTATTGCGGCCGGAAATCTTTTCGGTCTGGGTAAGATAGCCTATGAATGAAAACTCGAGTGAAGCGTCAGCCGGAGCGACGATCGAGTAATTACCATCAAGAGAAGTAACGATTCCATTGCTGGAATTACCTACTTCGAATACACTGGCGCCAGGAAGAGGGAGTCCATTCTCATCTGTAATGGTTCCGCTGACTGTAATAGTCCCCGCAGTTCCTGCCGGCGGAGTCTGAGGCTCCGCCATTACCTGCCCTGCAAAGAGCATAGAAAGCCCAAGCATAGCTGGCAATGCAAAGAGTAACTTTGCACAATAGTTATGATTCATAAAAAGAATAATTTGTTAGAAATATGTGTTCTTCTGATAGACAGGGATTATTTCCCGGAGTCCATTATATAGAAAGTGGTACGGCGTAATCTCTGACCGGTATGGTCAAAACGCTTGTTGCTGCTTACCGGATAATTGACTACGTTGGTGACAGGGTCGCCAAGGCCCTTTACGCAAAGAGTCGAGGAACCGCCGCCATCCATATTGAGTGCGTACTGAGGATTGAAAGTCTCCACAAGAAGCTTTGTAAGCTGAGCGATGGTCATACCGTCCGCCTTTCCGGTGAGACGTCCGTTCACCACCACGAAAAGGAGGTGGTTACCCTTAGTCTTAGCTATGGCAGTACGCGGATTGACCTGCTCCTGCAGTTCTATATATTCTTTATGTTTAGTAGATGCATGCTGATCGAGTTTATAACCTACAGCCTCGTAATCATCAATCAGCATTGGAGCGCTGGTAACGATATTGAGATCTTTTCGTCCAAGGTTGTACTCGCTGAATTCCTTGAGATTACGGCCTATTCTGGTATGCTCGATGGTGACTGTTCCGTCGGCGGCGCCATAGACTCCGCCATCATTGCACCACGCATACTCATAATCGGATTTATCAGCGTTCATCGAGAGATCGATCTCAGACTTGACGATTCCATGGTCCTTGATAAATACTGAAACCGGGCCATAGCCGGCATTAGTAGCTACGACAGCTCCTGTGGATTTGAAAATGTTGGAAACTGAATCGGGATTGTGGAATTTGACATGGAAACTGTAGCGAGGATTGTTCATATCGACATCAGCTACGTCTATAATCTGATTCGTGCCTGTAATAGGACTTTTACCACTGAAACTCCAGAGTACAAGGCCTTCGGAAACCTCGGTTTTTGTCCAATCGTCACCCGGAGTGATATCTGCGGGATCAGAAGGGTTCGGATCTGGATTCGGATCCGGCTCCTGAATCTCTTCCGGGTACGGGGAAGGCAGTTCTGCATGGTAATCATCGCTTCCGCCGCATGCTATCATCGCGACGAGAGCAAAAGCCAATAATACTTTTTTCATAAATAGCGCTAGTGTCCGGAGAAATAAATCTCCACTTGGTTTATAAAAGTTTGTTGTTAATATAAGTCATACCAACCGTATCACACGGTAGCAGTCAAATTAGTGTTAAATGTTATCCGATTTCATCGTAATAGCTTAATTTTCAAAACTTTAATCCACTATTACGTATAGTTTCGGTTTCAAAGTTAAGAATATTTTTCGATAATTAAAGTAAAAAACGTACTTTATGGTTACGAAAATAAAGACAATGTTGTTTTTCAATATTTTGACTATATTTATGACATGTTTATTTCAGAAATAAAAAATTATAGTCCGGAAGAATTCTCCTCCGAAACAAAGCGTGCAATCTTCGGAAAACTTGACGCACTCGGTATCCCATTCAGCAGAGTCGACACCGGAGACGGAACTACAATGGAGGCATGTATCCCCATCGGAGAAGCCCTTGGCGCCCCTGTCGTAAAGACAGTCTTCCTTACCAACAGACAGCAGAACAAGTTCTGGCTATATGTCACGAGCGGGGACAAACCGTTCGTGACAAGGGATTTTTGCGGGGCCCTGGGCATTCCGCGGGTATCTTTCGCCCCGGAAGAATTACTTCTCTCAGTACTCGGTACTCCCCATGGAGCGACGACAGTTCTCAGCCTGGTCAACGACAAGGACGGCAAGGTCCAGCTTGTAATGGACAAAGCCATAGCAGATTCAGAGAGTTTCTCCTGTACTGACGGGACTCCGTTCGGTTTCATCCGCCTCGAAACAAGGGACCTTTCAGGACGTTTCCTTCCTTCAACAGGCCACGAAGCTATAATTATTTGACCTGAATGCAAGCCCCTGCGGAATTCATCGAATAATATAGGCAGTTGGTCGAAAAAAATGCCTGAAAAACATCTGATTTATTAGCTTTGTGATACTTACATAAAAAAAACACTAATATGAAGATGAGTATTTTTAAAGTAGCCATTGCGAGCATGTTGCTTTTCTTTGGCGTGTGCACAGCCAATGCTGCAACAAGCACCAGCAGCCAGATGCCGGACCCTCAGGAAATGGCAAAGATGCAGGCTGATCAGATGAAAGATGTCGTCAAACTTACCGACGCCCAGTATCCTAAGGTTCTCGAAATCTTCAAGGAGCAGGGAGAGAAAATGTCAAAACTCATGGAAGGCGGCATGCCTGACCAGGATGAAATGATGAAGATCTTCAGCGAGCAGGACGAGAAACTCAAGAAAGTCCTCACCGAAGAGCAGCACAAGAAATGGACTGAATACATCCAGCAGATGTTCCAGAATATGGGAGGCGGCTTTTAGTCAACCCCTCCAATGACTTCGTTTGTACGGCGCTGCAGAAATGCGGCGCCGTTTTATGTGATTTGACCGATTTGTTAAAGCAATTATTCAACATTTTCTCTGACGATAGTGTTACCTTTGTCTTGTAACATTAACTATCAGGATGAACACTATTTTGACTATGCTGGCAGCCGCCATATTCTCGGCGATCAGCCCGGACGGGAAACTGTGCGTAGATTTCAGTTATTCGGATGAATCCGCGCTATGCTACTCAATCAGCTACGAAGGAAACGGGATGGTCTCCCCTTCTCCCTTAGGCCTTGTCGCCAACTTCGCGGACTTCACCAGACTTACACTGAAAAGTCAGGAAATCTCGCATAAGACTGTCGAATACGACATGGACAGGATCAAGGCAAGCCATGTCAGACGCGAGGCCAACGATATCATTCTCCATACCGTCAATCCGGACGGCCGCCTTCTGGACATCGAATTCATGATCTTCGACAACGACGTGGCCTTCCGTTACCTCGTCCCGAAGGACTCCGAGACCGGCAGCATCAGGGTCATGGACGAGAAGACATCGTTCCGCTTCCCTGAAGGGACGGTAACATACCTGACTCCGCAGAGCGATGCGATGGTCGGATGGAAGCGGACCAAGCCGAGCTACGAGGAATACTACGAACTCGCCGCCCCTA
Encoded proteins:
- a CDS encoding TonB-linked outer membrane protein, SusC/RagA family; the protein is MNHNYCAKLLFALPAMLGLSMLFAGQVMAEPQTPPAGTAGTITVSGTITDENGLPLPGASVFEVGNSSNGIVTSLDGNYSIVAPADASLEFSFIGYLTQTEKISGRNTINISLLPDNEELEATVVVGYGTTKKVNLTGAISTVKSSDLQNRSALDVERMLQGSVPGLNITTSSGRPGQGASINVRGLTSINGGSPLVLIDGAEGDLERLNPMDVESISVIKDASSAAIYGARASYGVILVTTKSGGNKDGDATITYSGRYGWTAPTVSTDFETRGYNSIYINNLFYKSYAGVNAAAYSDEDMIELWIRRNDKTEHPDRPWVTVGQEGGRDVYNYYANTDWWHYFFRDIKPAQSHGISIRGGSEKVKYLLSGGYNSQAGMFAVTPDNYKKFNLRSKIDFQANKWLSVSNNTTYFTSRYDYSGYSSVNNMFLQSTVGNFASFPTHNPDGTSVYQTKYYSASGANMIADAAGDKHYNHIQELSTITEVTITPLKDLVIKANYNYVFYFNRYVNRYVNAHYSQYPGVIGTYDTSHGQDRLVEDLDDNYYQQANIFATYTKSFGDHNFKLMGGGSWETKYLKTVVATGYSLMSEELNDLNLVGTDSDGNKRVEGSGGQNRYTLLGFFSRFNYDFKGKYLFELNARYDGTSRFKRGHRWGLFPSASLGWRLSEEPFFSSLLPVVNNAKVRFSYGQLGNQNVGYYDYIRKISLDEQTYLFEGGKPVIAKIGAPVAGDLTWEIATHYNLGLDFNMFDNKIDFSGEVYIRDTKDMLVSGNDLPSVYGAAAPKRNAADLRTKGYELSLSWRDSFNIAGRPFNYGIKAIFSDYVSHITKFDNPTKSLNKSYYEGMKYGEIWGYKIGGLFDSDEEARSYEVDQSPVNYIINASAGSENGLRAGDLKFLDLNGNKLIDKGQNTVDDPGDRRIIGNSQPRYNYGLTLNGSWAGFDFSVFFQGIGHQDWYPSQDARFFWFTYVRPYATYIPKDFQDQYWSEDHKNAYFPRPRGYVALGNGGDRELSAINDRYLQNIAYCRLKNLTFGYTIPVELTKKISISNIRLYFTGENIAYWSPLAKHTKYMDPEGANVGNSSVYPWQKTFMFGIDVTF
- a CDS encoding Predicted protein, with translation MKKVLLAFALVAMIACGGSDDYHAELPSPYPEEIQEPDPNPDPNPSDPADITPGDDWTKTEVSEGLVLWSFSGKSPITGTNQIIDVADVDMNNPRYSFHVKFHNPDSVSNIFKSTGAVVATNAGYGPVSVFIKDHGIVKSEIDLSMNADKSDYEYAWCNDGGVYGAADGTVTIEHTRIGRNLKEFSEYNLGRKDLNIVTSAPMLIDDYEAVGYKLDQHASTKHKEYIELQEQVNPRTAIAKTKGNHLLFVVVNGRLTGKADGMTIAQLTKLLVETFNPQYALNMDGGGSSTLCVKGLGDPVTNVVNYPVSSNKRFDHTGQRLRRTTFYIMDSGK
- a CDS encoding Ala-tRNA(Pro) deacylase, whose translation is MFISEIKNYSPEEFSSETKRAIFGKLDALGIPFSRVDTGDGTTMEACIPIGEALGAPVVKTVFLTNRQQNKFWLYVTSGDKPFVTRDFCGALGIPRVSFAPEELLLSVLGTPHGATTVLSLVNDKDGKVQLVMDKAIADSESFSCTDGTPFGFIRLETRDLSGRFLPSTGHEAIII